GCTAGACTCTAATCGAATAAGTCTTTATTTATATTCACTTTGTAGCAcagtaaaatataaataaaggcaTATAGTGTTGCATTTCTTTAAAATCATCTTATATTACATAAAAaaagttaaacaaaataaaatttcgCAAATAAAAAATCAACTGGCCAGCAATTACATTCTCTAATTCCAGATTATATAAAAAAGGTTCAAGAGATTTAACTTTATTCTCTACAAGGTATTGAGTTTAATAAGAAGATTTAAATTAGTATTATTTCAATAATATGTATATAAGACATGAAGGAagactaaaacaagaaagagaataaacaatatcaaagaaaacaagagagagaaaaacaTTTTCCGAGGTAACTCATGTGGAGAACTGaagaaaaaaggtaaaaaaaatgaagaaggtgaaaaagaagaagaaaggtgaaaaaaataaaagagtgattAAAAAATGAGGAAGAAAAGTGGATATAAGAAATAAGGagaatatttattttaaaaaaataaatttgaaaGATGGTTAGGCTTATTAGCCATTATTTTTGGTTAGGTGGGCCATTTTGATGGATTTTTTCAGCTGTCACACGCTTCCGAACGAGTATTTACACACGTTATGCTAGGTCATCAACAAGAGAGTTTTAATATGAAGGACAATATAATTCATGAGAATTTTGAGGACACCAAATCGTTTAAGTAGGAAATTGACAAAAATATAATAGTTTAAGTGAGTTTTAGGGTATTAATTCtattaaaaaatatcaaaaaaagaTTAGACCAAGAAAAGATATAAGATAGGGAGGATTACGTAAAAAAAAAGCACAAGATATTTCATTAGTCCTAAACTCATCCAATGGGTCCAGAGGGCGCCGATAACAATCGTCTGGTTCACAAAAGAGATCACCAATCACATCTTGCCACGTAACCACATATTTCTCTTGACACGTTAGTACATTCCTGTATTTTCACGCCATTAAACTAACATTAAACCACACACAAACTGAACTGACAGAGACACTGTTCCCTTTTAAATTCATATGCTTTCGTAGTAGACTAATTCTCAATATTTTTACTACACCCAATTCAAAGATCAGTTTTTTGATATACCCATTTCAAAAGATTTgatatttttaatatagaaaagCTTACCTAAGACTTGCTCGTTGACTCCTTTGTGGTTTCAGCATTTAAGGTACAATACCCTTATCACTCCCTTTATTTTCTTGATTGTTCGTTAAGAAAGATTGTATTTTGATACATTTATATTACATTTGTGATAAGTTTTAATTTGTACACCCAATCTTGAAAATAGCATGTTTTGATATTGATAATTGATATATGATCTTCATTTTCTGCTTAGTTTAGTTGAGCTAAGATCCACATTTTACATTTGTAAATTGTAATGATTCTAGTAATACCCAGTTCAAAAGGATACATTTTTGTTATGAATTAAGCTGTGCTGATATCAACCCCTTAGCCTTGCTGGTTCACTCCCCTCTGGTTTCAACCTTCGAGGTACAATCCCATATCCAGAGGCGGAGAcaggatttgaagtttatgggttcggGATTCTAGTTCTTTTAAGTTACTGgttctaaattagttatttgtaCATACTCAATGGATTTCTTAAGACAAATATAGGGTTTGGACTAAAGCTATTGGGTTCCGTCGAATCCGTAAGTTATACTCTAGTTTTGCCCTGCCCATATCACTTTCTTGATGTTCTAGTTACATTCATTCATATGAGTGTAGATTTTCTTAAGATTTGTGGTTTAGTCATAGAGGTTAAGAACTATAAATGTTATCAATGAGCTGGAAACTTGTACATTCGTTATGCACCCAAGGGTGTGACTTAGTGGTCAATGAAGTCGGAGGAGAACCATGAGATCTTAGATTCAAATCCCACTAGAGGGCAAAAaaatactaggtgatttcttcttaTCTGCCTAAGTTGGCAAAGTTGCTCGGTATCTGTTCGAGGTAGCAGGTACTTGATGGAATAGTTGAGGGGCGCGCAAGCTGAACACTATCCATAAAAAAACTTATACATTCTTTATTGATTTGTAATAGTTCTAGTATACCCAATTCAAaagaatgcattttggaaatcGATAATTGACAtggttttcattttctttttatttgatgatgtgatcTGAACTGGAATGAGTCTTGGAGAAAAATGATACTCCTTCTGATCCCTGTGTTGGTTCTTCTTGGATGCAGTCAATTAAAACTTGAGTTGCCCGAACTCTTCTCTGATCGAGCAGTGCTCCTCTTGGAAGTTAGGGGGAGAGGAGCCAATGTTGCttcatctcttttttttgttatctcTCGTCTTGACATTTATAGACAATGGGAATGCTGGTATAACTAGTGCATTTGTTCGAACTCAGTGGCCGTCTGTGGATATTCCTCTTGAAAATGAAGTATTTGCAGTTCCAAAGGGTTACAACGCTCCACAGCAAGTAAGTTTGGAGTCCTAAGACTTACTTTCTTGTTGGATCATTCAAAACTTTCTTAAAGAAGTATTTGTTTGGTTAAAAGTCTTTTTTCATAGTCAATTCTTATTCGACTTCTTTAAGTCCATGTCTTAGTTCAACCTGGTCAAAAAGATTAATCCATGTTGTTGTTCGATGTTTAGTATTCATGCTTCAGATTGCAAAGTTCTTTACGATCACTTTCTGGACGAAATGAGAATTGTGAAATAAAAAAAGTATAATATTGTTGTACTCTAATCTATAAGTCTTGTCATGCTCATCGTTCCCCAGAACACGAGAGGCTTAAACtccacttttttttatttttaaatgtgACTGTAGTTTCTTTGAGACTAGTTCAAACAACAAGCTGTTTCCAATGGAGAAGTCTTGCTCTGATatgttttatttttcataaacatGCCTTTGAGATTACAATGGGTTATGTGTCATCCGAAGTGCTAATGACTTCCATTCATTTTTGTAGGTGCATATTACACAGGGTGACTATGATGGGAAGGCTGTCATAATTTCATGGATAACTCCTGATGAACCAGGGTCTAGCCAAGTGCGTTACGGCTTATCTGAGGGGAAATATGATTTTACTGCTGAGGGGACTGTAACAAACTACACATTTTACAACTACAAGTCCGGTTATATACATCAGTGCCTTGTTACTGGCCTTCAGGTAGTCAACACCAACATTTTTGATATCCTCTTTTGAAAACTGAAACATTCATCATTTTTATCTTGTTGGTTATGGGCTAATAAACATCACGTCCAGTGCATTTTCGCGTAGCATATAGGTGAGCATTCTCATATACTTTTCCCACAACCAAATAAGTACTGCTCAGTTTTCTGTTTGCGGGAGGGTGGTATTTCATTTCTCTGGCAATATAATTGGTACGCATAATCTCTCTTCTTAGTTCCTATTACATGATTTCCTCTGTTTCATTTCAACAAGGCAAAGACTGGCACAAGACTAAGAACAAGGGCCTTAACTGAAAAAGGATCAAGAATAATAGGTCAACTAACATTTCGCAATTGTAGAGTTTCAAGAAAGTAGTAGACATCAAAAAAAGATAACAATTAGAAAAAAGAAAGTCTAGTGTAATTACAAGAGTTTGGATATAAACTTGGGTTGATAGGAGAACATCAAATTCTGCTTTCCATCTGGCTATTAgatgtttttaaatttttgttcgTCAGATCAAATTCTGAGTTAGATCTGGCGGTAATAGCATATAGATGTCTTAAATGTTTCCTCTCTCCCCCTTTTTTAATCTGTTTGACCAATTTGCTTTTATTTTCTTGTTTAGTATGACACAAAGTACTACTATGAAATCGGAAAAGACGATTCTGCTCGGAAGTTTTGGTTTGAAACTCCTCCAAAAGTTGATCCAGATGCTTCTTACAAATTTGGCATCATAGGTAAGTAGTTTAAATTTCTATTTGATTACTTATCTAAACAAGTTTCTTAAGGTTTTTCAGAAGGACAAGCTGTATCCCTGTAGACTATAAGAAGATGGGTTATGCACCACGACATCATATACCTTTGTTATGACGGAAACATAGTTTTTTGATTTAACAATATAGAACAAGTTTCTTTGTGTTTTTCTTGCTATTGTAAAACAAGTCAACCACTCATAGGAAGCAACATTAGAAATCTATGACTCTCTATCTTTGGGGTGAAAAGTTAGCTAATGTTTCTTATCCGTTCACCATATTTAAACCGAGACCGTGTATCAAAAGCATTCGAGTTTTTTCACATATTTTATGCACTATGTTATGACCTTATCATGGCAGGATTTTCTTATTTACACGTCATTGATGTTCTTTGCAGGTGATCTTGGTCAAACATATAATTCTCTTTCTACTCTTCAGCACTACATGCAAAGTGGAGCCAAAAGTGTCTTGTTTGTTGGAGATCTCTCTTATGCTGACAGATATGAGTATAACGATGTTGGAGTCCGTTGGGATACATGGGGCCGCTTCGTTGAACAAAGTGCAGCATACCAGCCATGGATTTGGTCCGCTGGGAATCATGAGATAGAGTACTTTCCAAATATGGTAATGACCTTACATATGTTTCACAAAGTTTTTGGCTTTTTATAACGTCAGGACTACCGTAGGACATGTTTTAATCTCATTGTTACTACTGCTTTCTAGTTACAAAATGAGATTTACTTCATTTTGTTCTGAGATGTCAGCGTATGTTGCAACATTCTAGTAGCCACAAGCACTCCATTCACTCGAACTAAAGATGACTTAAAGATGTTCTGCGCTATGTTGAACAATGGTGATTCTTTCACAATCCTCAGATGGACCTGAGGCCGTGATGGCTAGATATGCCAAGCATGACCATAATTCTGTATTTAGCAAAATTCCCATATTCATTTCTAATTCAGACGTCAGATGTGCTCATGTCTTTGAGAGAAATTTTTTAAAATGTACTAAATTAGAATAACATAAAAACACCTCCAATGAGTCGTATAAAAATTTCTCCCTTCTTAAGGACCTCTGCACTGTGTCCATTTAAAATATTCTGATGCCCGTTGACAATACTTCTCATTATGTACAGGGGGAAGTAGTTCCATTCAAATCATTTCTATATAGATACCCAACACCTTATCAAGTTTCAAGAAGCAGTAATCCCCTTTGGTATGCCATCAGAAGGGCATCCTCTCACATAATTGTCCTATCAAGCTACTCTCCTTTTGGTAAGTAATTGTTCCCTCTTATGTCTTGCTTCTTTGTAAATAATACATCTGTCCCTTTTCTCTTACTTTAGTAGGTGCAATGATTTGTTCTGATATCTTGCCGTTAAACGTGAATTTATAGATTCTctagtttcagaagacttaaaagGCCACACGAACAAAATATTTGCAGTTAATGGTGTTAAGATGGACTAATGAACTTTCTAAATGAAATGCAAAACATCATGTAATCAACTACGTATATGCATCTGTAAGTAAAAATCCTCGAACTCATGCTCATTAGCTTTTGCACTGCAGTTTTGCCAAGATGATTTGCTGGCTTCTTTTTGCTAGTTGTTTTCTTCATTACCAGTTATGGGTTCTTCCACTGCCGAACCATGTCcatgtacaacaacaacaacaacaaaaatccgGTGTAATCCCATAAGTGGGGCCTGGGGAGGATAATGTGTATGCAGATCATACCCCTAGCTTATAAatatagagaggttgtttccaatagaccctcgactcaaggaACAGTGAAAATAAAGCAACCAAGCAACAAACAATAGTAACAACAATGTAATATGGTAACGGACGCGAATGGCATAGCATGTAATAATAAAGAACCATGAATAAGAAATTAGAAGAATATTCCTAGTGCTACTGGTAAGCCTAGGAGAAAAGCCTAGGAGAAACACACTGTTACTTGTCAACCTTCAACCCTAATCCttgacctccacaccttcctatcgtGGGTCATATCCTCGGTAAGCTGAAGCAATGACATGTCCTGCCTaattacctctccccaatacttctttggcctaccCCTACCCTTCCTCGGACCCGCTATGGTCAACCTCTCACCCCTCCTGACCGGGGCATCTATGTCTCTCCTCGACTCCCGCAACTTGTCCTCCACAGAGGCTATTCTCACCTTTTCCCTAATAACTTTATTGTCTTTCTTGGTATGTCCACACATCCATATCAACATCCTCAttcagctactttcatcttctggagaTGGGACTAACCATGTCCATGTGAAGGAAGAAAACAGTTCCAGTAATCATTTGGTGCATTTGGCtagggaattttttttttcacgTACAGGTCTCTTCAAGCTTAGAACAAAGTAATTTCTGCTGGTTTTTTAATGCAAAGAACAAGCTTTAGGACCTAGTTTTGAATTGTCTAAAACCTGAAAATGTTTCTAGTTGTTCTTGTTTTACTATACCTTTGAGCATCATCTACCATAAAAATGGTTCGTTTGATTGGATAGCTACTCAGTCACTGTGTCTCTTGTCTCGCAGTAAAATATACGCCTCAATGGCATTGGCTGAAGCAGGAACTGAAAAATGTGAATAGAGAGAAAACTCCTTGGCTTATAGTCCTTATGCATGTTCCCATCTACAATAGTAATGAAGCTCATTTCATGGAAGGGGAAAGCATGAGATCCGTCTTTGAAAGATGGTTTATCAAACATAGGGTTGATGTGATATTTGCTGGCCATGTCCATGCTTATGAAAGATCAGTAAGTTGTCTTATCTCATCATCATACTCGCCATCACTGCTTGTCCCTGCAAAGAAAAAGATGA
The Nicotiana sylvestris chromosome 11, ASM39365v2, whole genome shotgun sequence DNA segment above includes these coding regions:
- the LOC104245162 gene encoding bifunctional purple acid phosphatase 26-like, with product MLLHLFFLLSLVLTFIDNGNAGITSAFVRTQWPSVDIPLENEVFAVPKGYNAPQQVHITQGDYDGKAVIISWITPDEPGSSQVRYGLSEGKYDFTAEGTVTNYTFYNYKSGYIHQCLVTGLQYDTKYYYEIGKDDSARKFWFETPPKVDPDASYKFGIIGDLGQTYNSLSTLQHYMQSGAKSVLFVGDLSYADRYEYNDVGVRWDTWGRFVEQSAAYQPWIWSAGNHEIEYFPNMGEVVPFKSFLYRYPTPYQVSRSSNPLWYAIRRASSHIIVLSSYSPFVKYTPQWHWLKQELKNVNREKTPWLIVLMHVPIYNSNEAHFMEGESMRSVFERWFIKHRVDVIFAGHVHAYERSYRISNIHYNVSGGDAYPVPDKTAPIYITVGDGGNQEGLASRFRDPQPDYSAFREASYGHSTLEIKNRTHAIYHWNRNDDGIKVSTDSFTLHNQYWGSARRRRKLNKNHLHSVISERPSTARF